The following are from one region of the Nicotiana tabacum cultivar K326 chromosome 3, ASM71507v2, whole genome shotgun sequence genome:
- the LOC107819367 gene encoding pectinesterase, which yields MATNSSQPLLDTPKTKSSSSKALYILLSLAAIVGSVGLVSIWAINGSSSSISLTAHVCDQAHDQPSCLATVSEVAPAGLMDTTTVDLLQMVLHKSSLKIHETIDLVSNVNGRINNDNEQAALADCLELMNLSRDRLMDSMMALGNLSAQAHFDVHTWLSSILTNHATCMDGLNGQAQSIMKPMLKDLIVRAKTSLALMVKMTPSNTMDLPSVTDGLPSWVTSNDRRLLQLSANAIKANVIVAKDGSGKYKTVKEAVASAPDNSKTRYVIYVKKGIYKENVEIGKKKKNVMLVGDGMDTTIITGNLNVVDGATTFNSATVAAVGDGFIAQDLRFQNTAGAAKHQAVALRVGADQSVINRCKIDAFQDTLYAHSLRQFYRDCYIAGTVDFIFGNAAVVFQNSKIAARKPGPGQKNMVTAQGREDPNQNTGTSIQNCDIIATSDLAPVKGSVKTYLGRPWKAYSRTVFMQSNIGDHIDPEGWSVWQGDFALKTLYYGEYMNKGPGAGTSKRVKWPGYHILNAAEARKFTVGQLIQGGAWLKSTGVAYTEGL from the exons ATGGCTACTAATTCCTCTCAACCATTGTTAGACACTCCCAAAACAAAATCCTCCTCTTCTAAAGCTCTCTATATTCTTCTGTCCTTAGCTGCTATTGTGGGCTCAGTTGGATTAGTTTCAATCTGGGCCATCAATGGCAGCAGCTCATCAATTTCCTTGACAGCCCATGTTTGTGATCAGGCCCATGATCAGCCATCTTGCTTGGCCACGGTGTCTGAGGTTGCACCTGCTGGTTTGATGGATACCACGACAGTGGATTTGTTACAGATGGTTTTGCATAAATCATCGTTAAAAATCCATGAGACGATCGATTTAGTGAGCAATGTGAACGGTCGGATTAATAATGACAACGAGCAAGCAGCTCTAGCAGATTGTCTAGAGTTAATGAATTTGTCAAGGGACAGATTAATGGACTCCATGATGGCACTGGGGAACCTATCGGCCCAAGCCCATTTTGACGTCCATACATGGCTAAGTAGCATTCTGACCAACCATGCTACATGCATGGATGGGCTAAACGGTCAGGCCCAGTCCATTATGAAGCCCATGTTGAAGGATTTGATAGTAAGAGCAAAGACTTCCTTAGCCTTGATGGTTAAAATGACACCATCTAATACCATGGATCTTCCATCAGTTACTGATGGATTACCCTCATGGGTTACTTCTAATGATAGAAGGCTTTTGCAACTATCTGCAAATGCCATAAAAGCCAATGTAATAGTGGCCAAAGATGGTAGTGGAAAATATAAGACTGTAAAGGAAGCAGTTGCATCAGCTCCAGATAATAGCAAGACTCGTTATGTTATATATGTGAAAAAAGGAATATACAAAGAGAATGTTGagattgggaaaaagaagaaaaatgtgaTGCTTGTTGGTGATGGTATGGATACTACTATTATCACTGGCAACTTGAATGTTGTCGATGGTGCAACAACCTTCAACTCTGCAACCGTTG CTGCTGTTGGGGATGGATTCATAGCCCAAGATCTGCGGTTTCAAAACACAGCAGGAGCAGCAAAACACCAAGCAGTAGCACTTCGTGTTGGAGCAGATCAATCAGTCATCAATCGTTGCAAAATAGATGCATTCCAAGATACCCTCTATGCCCACAGCCTCCGCCAATTCTACAGAGATTGTTACATCGCTGGCACTGTTGATTTCATCTTTGGTAATGCAGCAGTCGTGTTCCAAAACTCAAAAATCGCAGCACGAAAGCCCGGGCCTGGACAAAAGAACATGGTTACAGCCCAAGGTCGTGAAGATCCAAACCAAAATACAGGAACTTCAATCcaaaattgtgatattattgctACCTCAGACCTTGCACCAGTGAAAGGGTCCGTTAAGACATATTTGGGCCGTCCATGGAAAGCGTACTCACGAACTGTATTTATGCAGTCCAATATTGGAGACCATATTGACCCAGAGGGTTGGTCAGTATGGCAAGGTGATTTTGCCTTGAAAACTTTATATTATGGTGAGTATATGAACAAAGGACCTGGAGCTGGAACTAGTAAGAGAGTGAAGTGGCCTGGTTATCATATTTTAAATGCAGCAGAGGCGAGGAAATTCACAGTGGGTCAGCTGATTCAAGGAGGAGCATGGTTGAAATCCACTGGTGTGGCTTACACTGAGGGGTTGTGA
- the LOC107819337 gene encoding nuclear transport factor 2B-like gives MEEQSEMVGRAFVDHYYNLFDNDRSSIGTLYQPSSMLSFEGQKLQGSEDISAKLNALPFGQCRHAISTIDSQPSSFSGGIIVFVSGSIQLLGEDYPLRFSQMFHLIPTMEGSFFVQNDIFRLNYG, from the exons ATGGAAGAACAATCAGAAATGGTAGGAAGAGCATTTGTGGATCACTACTACAATCTCTTTGACAATGATCGATCGTCGATTGGTACTCTGTATCAACCAAGTTCAATGCTCTCATTTGAGGGCCAAAAGTTGCAGGGAAGTGAAGATATATCTGCTAAGCTTAATGCATTGCCCTTTGGACAATGCAGGCATGCGATTAGCACCATTGATTCTCAACCTTCGTCCTTTTCCGGAGGGATCATAGTCTTTGTCAGTGGTAGCATTCAACTTCTTGGAGAGGACTATCCCCTGAGGTTCAGCCag ATGTTTCACTTGATCCCAACTATGGAAGGAAGTTTCTTTGTGCAGAATGACATATTTCGCCTCAACTATGGCTAG
- the LOC107819349 gene encoding putative dolichyl-diphosphooligosaccharide--protein glycosyltransferase subunit 3B yields MAISPSSVLLITLLFLLAPIYTHSNSSDDLLSELINLRSQSPTGVIHLNDSLLQRILSIPSPKPFSSLIFFDAKQLHSKPDINLPAFKREFSLLSFSFLVNHPKNSNNTHIFFFVIEFQESQSSFALFELKSLPHIRLLPFFLTDLKRDSVPMDASGYSRGAESMKEFVEANVEVNVGPIHRPPAISKKMMAAIGGVFLIWSPFLVKKIISGKTLLHDKYMWMTGSIFVYFFSVSGTMHSIIRKVPMYLEDRNDAGNSKMIFFYQASGMQLGTEGFAVGFLYMVVGLLLAFMTHVLVFVKNRTAQRLFMAFGLIVSFWAVKKVIYLDNWKTGYGVHAYWPSSWM; encoded by the coding sequence ATGGCAATCTCTCCATCATCTGTTCTACTCATCACTCTTCTCTTTCTCCTTGCACCCATATACACTCATTCCAATTCTTCTGACGACTTACTCTCCGAACTGATCAACCTCCGATCACAATCACCCACCGGCGTTATCCACCTCAATGACTCCCTTCTCCAACGCATCCTCTCTATCCCTTCCCCTAAACCTTTCTCTTCCCTCATTTTCTTTGACGCCAAACAGCTCCACTCGAAACCCGACATCAATCTCCCTGCTTTCAAGCGTGAATTCTCccttctctccttttctttcctcGTCAACCACCCCAAAAACAGCAACAACACTCACATCTTCTTCTTCGTCATTGAGtttcaagaatctcaatcttcttTCGCCTTGTTTGAACTCAAGTCTTTACCCCATATTCGGTTATTACCCTTTTTTTTAACGGATTTGAAAAGGGATAGTGTTCCAATGGATGCTTCCGGTTATTCAAGGGGAGCTGAGTCGATGAAGGAGTTTGTAGAGGCGAATGTGGAGGTTAATGTGGGTCCCATTCATCGACCCCCAGCAATTTCCAAGAAAATGATGGCTGCTATTGGTGGTGTATTCTTGATTTGGAGTCCATTTTTGGTGAAAAAGATTATTTCTGGAAAAACCCTATTGCATGATAAGTATATGTGGATGACCGGGTCGATTTTCGTGTACTTTTTTAGTGTTTCAGGGACAATGCATAGTATAATTAGGAAAGTGCCGATGTATTTGGAGGATAGGAATGATGCAGGGAATTCGAAGATGATTTTCTTTTACCAAGCATCTGGGATGCAGTTAGGGACTGAAGGTTTTGCTGTTGGATTCTTGTACATGGTTGTTGGATTGTTATTGGCATTTATGACTCATGTTTTGGTTTTTGTGAAGAACAGGACAGCGCAGAGGTTGTTTATGGCTTTTGGGCTCATCGTTTCATTTTGGGCAGTAAAGAAGGTGATTTACTTGGATAATTGGAAGACTGGATATGGTGTTCATGCTTATTGGCCTTCAAGTTGGATGTAG
- the LOC107819374 gene encoding pentatricopeptide repeat-containing protein At4g21170-like → MTIASRALFLFKNSLTTAITVTTTPKSQDWRNQFKQTQLVSLISSILLQRQTNLWPSLLKNLKLSSSQLTPSLFLQILHKTQKTNPQVSLHFFHYAKNNLGFQPDAKILCTLVYVLLGSGLSKPAKPILDSLIQTYPPTQIVDFLIHSFKAADFHIQVSVLSSVLDSYCNKGLFFEALQVYRNAREYGYFISTDSCNALLNLLYRKNELRLAWRYYGSIIRNGVQENVLTCSLIAQMLCKDGKFEKIVPIIDKGLCSPVMYNILIDCYSKRGNFEAAFGYLNDMYGKSIDPTFSTFSSILNGACKYQNAEVIDSVLSSMVEKGHFPKVMSPDYNSVIQKFSDLGKTYAAELFFREASEKKIELQDNTYGSMLRALSKEGIVDDAISMYNIIIDRKVVINDKCYSAFMSVLCNENPSEEVSGLLKDLIGRGFAPPISQVSKFIFSLCEMRKWKEAEELLNVILQRGLQLESFCCSSLVRHYCFSRRIDSTISLHTELERLGVALDVKTYTILLDRLFKSRRREEALRIFDYMRTHDMLSSESFSIMVRGLCQEKEFRKAMRLHDEMLKLGLKPHTKAYKRLISGFG, encoded by the coding sequence ATGACCATTGCCTCTAGAGCCCTCTTCCTCTTCAAGAATTCACTCACAACAGCAATCACTGTAACAACAACACCAAAGTCCCAAGATTGGAGAAACCAATTCAAACAAACCCAATTAGTTTCCCTAATATCCTCTATTCTCTTACAAAGACAAACAAACCTCTGGCCTTCACTTCTCAAGAACCTCAAACTTTCTTCCTCACAATTAACTCCATCTCTCTTCCTTCAAATCCTCCACAAAACCCAAAAAACCAACCCACAAGTCTCTTTACACTTCTTCCACTATGCAAAGAACAATCTTGGGTTCCAACCTGATGCCAAAATTCTTTGTACCCTTGTTTATGTACTTCTCGGGTCCGGACTATCCAAACCCGCAAAACCCATATTGGATTCTCTCATTCAAACATACCCACCAACccaaattgttgatttcttgaTTCATTCATTCAAAGCTGCTGACTTTCACATTCAGGTTTCAGTATTGAGCTCAGTTCTAGATAGTTATTGCAATAAAGGTTTGTTCTTTGAAGCTCTTCAAGTTTATAGAAATGCTAGAGAATATGGGTATTTTATATCTACTGATAGTTGCAATGCACTGCTCAATTTGCTGTATAGAAAGAATGAGTTAAGATTGGCTTGGCGTTATTATGGTTCTATAATTAGGAATGGGGTTCAGGAGAATGTGCTTACTTGTTCCTTAATTGCTCAGATGCTCTGTAAAGATGGGAAATTTGAGAAAATTGTTCCTATTATTGACAAGGGTTTATGTAGTCCTGTTATGTATAATATACTTATAGACTGTTACTCCAAAAGAGGGAATTTTGAAGCTGCATTTGGATATTTAAATGATATGTATGGGAAATCTATTGATCCTACCTTTAGTACTTTTAGCTCAATTCTTAATGGTGCTTGCAAATATCAAAATGCCGAAGTAATAGACTCAGTGCTGAGTTCCATGGTGGAGAAAGGACATTTTCCAAAAGTTATGTCGCCCGATTACAATTCTGTAATTCAGAAGTTCTCTGATTTGGGAAAGACATATGCAGCTGAATTATTTTTCAGGGAAGCTTCTGAAAAAAAGATTGAACTGCAAGATAACACTTATGGATCTATGCTGAGGGCACTTTCCAAGGAAGGTATAGTTGACGATGCTATTTCGATGTACAACATTATAATTGACAGGAAAGTTGTCATCAATGACAAATGCTATAGTGCCTTCATGAGTGTCCTATGCAACGAAAATCCATCAGAAGAAGTCAGCGGTTTGTTGAAAGACTTGATAGGAAGAGGATTCGCTCCTCCCATATCTCAAGTGTCTAAATTTATTTTTTCTCTGTGTGAAATGCGTAAGTGGAAAGAAGCTGAGGAGCTTCTGAATGTTATTCTTCAGAGAGGACTTCAGCTTGAATCGTTTTGTTGTAGCTCTTTGGTGCGTCACTATTGCTTTAGCAGAAGGATTGATTCTACCATTTCTTTACATACTGAACTAGAGAGACTTGGTGTTGCTTTAGATGTAAAGACCTACACTATACTACTCGATAGGTTGTTTAAATCAAGACGGCGTGAAGAAGCTCTAAGGATCTTTGATTACATGAGAACTCATGACATGTTAAGCAGTGAAAGTTTTTCAATCATGGTTAGGGGGCTATGTCAGGAAAAGGAATTTAGAAAAGCAATGAGATTGCATGATGAGATGTTGAAATTGGGGCTTAAACCCCACACAAAAGCATATAAGCGTTTGATTTCTGGGTTTGGCTAA